A segment of the Luteitalea sp. genome:
GGATCGTGACGCTTGGCAGATCCGCCAATCTCACGCGCCCTGTGAATGGACGCGCAGCGTGCCACTACTGCGGCCCCTGCGAGCGCGGCTGCGTGACCCGCTCGTATTTCAACGCGGCGTTCACGACGATTCCGGATGCTATCGAGACCGGCCGCTGCACGCTCGTGCCCAACGCGATGGCGTATCAGGTCGTGATGGACGAGGGAACCGGCCGCGCGAAGGGTGTCGTCTACATCGATCGCGTGACGCGACAGCCGAAAGAGATCTTCGGCCGCGTCGTCATATTGTGCGCGCAGGCGCTCGAATCGGTCCGCATCTTGTTGAACTCCGCGACCCGGCGGTACGCGAACGGTCTGGCGAACTCGAGCGGCGTCCTTGGTAAGTACCTGATGGACCACATGTGGGTGGCGGGCGGCGCAGAGGCGGAGTTTCCACAATTTTCCCAGAAGCCATCCCACAACGCCCCGCGGCGGCCCAACGGCCTGTACGTCATTCGCTTTCGTAACCGCAAGAGTGAGAGGCCGTTTGGCAAGTTCCTGCGCGGCTACGGCTTCCAGGGGGGCGGGGCCACCTCGTTCAACATGGGTGCGGCTGGATTCGGCGCGAGATACAAAGCTACCGTGGAAGAGGGCCTGACCACGGTCAAGCTCTCCGGGTTTGGCGAGTGCTTGCCGTACGAGACGAACTATGTCGAGATCGACCGCGGCGTCGTCGATACGTTCGGCATTCCCGTGCTCCGCATTCACATGGCGTGGGGTGAGAACGAGCGGGCGATCATCCCGGACATGGCGGAGACGGCCGCCGAGATGTTGGAGGCGGCGGGCGGAAAGAACATCGTGCCGTTCGCCGTCCCTGATCGAGTTCCCGGCTTCGGCATCCACGAGATGGGTGTCGCTCGTATGGGTGCTGACCCAAAGACGTCGGTGCTCAATCAGTTCCAACAAGCACACGACGTCAAGAATCTCTTCGTCATGGACGCGGCAGGCTTCACGTCCGGTGGTTGCCAGAACCCCACGCTGACCATCATGGCGCTTACCGTGCGGTCCTGTGATTACTTGAAGGAGCAGCTCCGCAAGGGTGAAGGTTGACGGCTGGCCGCCGTCCTTCGTGGTTGGTCCGTACCGCGCGGCCGCCTCGGCGAGGCGGCCCTACCTTTCTTTGGTAGCGCGCGTTCGCCGAGCGCGCCGTGCGAGACTATCAGACGTCGAACTCCGCGACGAGCGGCGCATGATCGCTGGTGCCGAATTCCGCGAGGACACGGGAGCTCCGGGTCGCTCCAGCCACGGGCGTTGCCGCCAAGATGTAGTCGATGCGCCAGCCGATGTTCCGTTGACGCATGCTGCGCCACGGCGCCCACCAGGTGAACAGGCCATCGTTGTCCGGATCGAACGTCCGGCCGACGTCGACGAGACCCTGATCGAGCACACGCTCGAACAGCGCACGCTCGTCTGGACGTTGGCCGACGGCGTTGGCCTTCCGCTCCTTCGGATGGACGTCCATCTCCGCTCGCGCGACGTTCATGTCACCGCACAGCACGACCGATTCCCCTTGTGTCCGGGTTGCCGCCACGTAGTTCCCCATGGCTTCGAGAAACCGCAGCTTGGCTGGAAAGTCCCGTCCGCCGTTGGGCACGTAAACGGACGCAATCGTGAGACCTCCCATGGAAGTCGTGGCAATCCGATGCTCGACGTTGAAGTCGGGATGGGAGAACTCCGGCTGGCGCGCGCTGTGCGCGCGCCGAACCAGCAGCGCGATGCCCGAGTACCCTTTGCCGCCATGCCAGTAGCTCCAGTAGCCGGCCATCTCGAAGAGGGCAATTGGCACGAGATCCGCCGACGCTTTGATCTCTTGCAGGCACGCCACATCAGGCGCCTCGCGGGCGAGCAACTCGGCAACCTCACCGGCTCGCTTCCGAATACCGTTGACGTTCCACGACAGGATTTTCATGTCGACCAGTCCATGGCGGGTACATAGCACAGCTCGTCCGCCCCTGCGCTACGATGAGAATGCAGATCGTGTCGCCATGGTCTGCACGTTCGGAGGGAAAATCATGCACAAGCTCATCAAGAGCATCGCCCTGGTCGGACTCCTGTGTCTTTGGGGCTCGGACGGCTTCGCACAGACCGTCGACGAGCTCGCTCGAAAGAACCTGACCGCGTTGGGCGGCGAGGCCGCATGGCGGCGCCTCGAAGCCATTCAGAGCAATGGCACGATGACCGGTCCCGAAGGGCAGAAGGCGGAGCTCACGCTGTGGACCAAGCGCCCGAACTTGAGACGCCAGGATGTCCGCATCGACGATCAGATCATCACGAACGCGTTCGACGGGAAAGACCTCTGGGTGCGTCATCCGCGCATGGGGGATAAACCGCAGCTCGTGACCGGCGAGGCTGCAGAGTCGGCGAGAGCCGAAGCGACCTTCGATCCGCCCTTCTTGGATTACGAGGAACGCGACATCGAGATCGACGAGCAGGGTACCGTGCAGGTCGACGGCAAGAGGGCGCACAAGCTGCAACTGTCTTATCCCGAGGGTCCGAGTCCCGTGCTCTACCTGGATGATGCAACGGGGCTCATTCTCCGAGTCGTCATGCAGGCCGAGGTCCAGGGCAAGAAGGTCGTGCGCGAGGAGCGCCTTTCGGACTGGCGAAAGGTCGACGGCATCATGCTGCCCTTTCGGACCGAGATGCTCATGAACGGCCGCCCCATGACGACCATTACGCTGAGCGGCGTGAAGATCAATCCAGCCATCGACGACAGCTTCTTCCGGATGGAAGCCGCGGATCAGGAGGTCGAGCGCTGATCGGCGTTCCTCAGGAAGTGCTGCCACTGGTGCCGGCTCGGTCGCTCTGGGCTATTATCGGTGGTCATGCCCTCCCGAGCACTGCTGGTACTTGCGGCGACTCTGGTCGTTTGCGCTACACCACAGACCCAACGCGAAGCGCATGCGGCTCAGGACGCCACGCCGGCCGCGCGGTTCGACGACTGGCTTGATGCCCAGGCCGAGCAGGCCCTCAGCAACGGCGCTCGCAAGAGAAGCGACGCCTCGACCGCCGAGGAGATCCGGCGTCGGGCCACCGAGGTTCGCCGTCAAGTGCTCGAAGCGATGGGCGGCCTTCCGGCAGAGCGTGCCCCCTTGAACGCACGCATCACCGGGCGGCTCGATCGCGGCGACTACCGCATTGAGCGCCTGGTCTTCGAGAGCCTCCCGGGCTTCTTCGTAGCAGCCAATCTCTACGTGCCCACGACTGGATCCGGCCCCTTTCCGGCCCTGCTCGGCACGGCTGGACACTCAGACGAGGGAAAGGCGGCGCCGATCTACCAGCACGTGTGGATCAGCCTCGCACGCCGCGGCATCATCGTTCTGGCCTACGATCCACCCGGTCAAGGTGAGCGTCTCGAATACTTCGATCCGGCGACCGGCACGTCACGCGTTGGCATTGGCACCCCCGAGCATAGGCACGCGGGCCAACAGTGTCTGCTCACGGGCACCAGCATCGCCCGCTACTTTGCGTGGGACGGCGTTCGAGCGATCGACTATCTGTTGACGCGCTCAGACGTCGATCCCAAGCGTCTGGGTGTGGCCGGCAACTCGGGCGGCGGCACCCAGACGGCTTGGCTCGCCGTGGTCGAGGAGCGCCTCTCGGCGATCAACTCGTCCTGCTACATCACGTCCTGGGCAGAGCTGTGGAAAGAGCGGGGACCGCAGGACATGGAGCAGGTTCTGCCCGGATTCCTGGCACGTGGGCTCGACTTCTCGGATCTCATCATCGCCGCGCAGCCACGGCCGTACCTCGTATCGAGCGCCATCCAGGACTTTTTCCCAATCGACGGCGCACGCGCGACCATGGCTGAAGTGCGGCGTGCGTACGAGGCGATTGACGCGGCCGACCGCGTGGCACACGCCGAGCACGACGACAAGCACGGCTGGTCGCAGCCACTACGCGAAGCGGCGTATGCGTGGTT
Coding sequences within it:
- a CDS encoding GMC family oxidoreductase, coding for MLQQGGEAAGKTFDVVVVGAGASGGWAAKRLSEAGLEVALLDAGRPHTAEDNREHIPPFQVKYRDRVAELIRRTRPRQKDCYACQEYNYDWFANDLEEPYTTPDGKPFSWQGRMRIVGGRTNVWGRQSYRFGDLDFKAASADGFGMDWPLSHADLASYYEIVEQYVGITGIAEGVPELPDSHFLPPMGMTCAETALRTNVKAKFGRIVTLGRSANLTRPVNGRAACHYCGPCERGCVTRSYFNAAFTTIPDAIETGRCTLVPNAMAYQVVMDEGTGRAKGVVYIDRVTRQPKEIFGRVVILCAQALESVRILLNSATRRYANGLANSSGVLGKYLMDHMWVAGGAEAEFPQFSQKPSHNAPRRPNGLYVIRFRNRKSERPFGKFLRGYGFQGGGATSFNMGAAGFGARYKATVEEGLTTVKLSGFGECLPYETNYVEIDRGVVDTFGIPVLRIHMAWGENERAIIPDMAETAAEMLEAAGGKNIVPFAVPDRVPGFGIHEMGVARMGADPKTSVLNQFQQAHDVKNLFVMDAAGFTSGGCQNPTLTIMALTVRSCDYLKEQLRKGEG
- the xth gene encoding exodeoxyribonuclease III produces the protein MKILSWNVNGIRKRAGEVAELLAREAPDVACLQEIKASADLVPIALFEMAGYWSYWHGGKGYSGIALLVRRAHSARQPEFSHPDFNVEHRIATTSMGGLTIASVYVPNGGRDFPAKLRFLEAMGNYVAATRTQGESVVLCGDMNVARAEMDVHPKERKANAVGQRPDERALFERVLDQGLVDVGRTFDPDNDGLFTWWAPWRSMRQRNIGWRIDYILAATPVAGATRSSRVLAEFGTSDHAPLVAEFDV